Sequence from the Miscanthus floridulus cultivar M001 chromosome 16, ASM1932011v1, whole genome shotgun sequence genome:
ttattcgatcctgacctaacagggaaaaggtaataaggtaggcaaggatagtaaggaatgcatcaacggtttcaatcaactcctacaacttaatgcaacaatatataaactcatatatatagaaagaattgctttcgtaaagtaggagacttagaatgctccggggcttgcctcattcgaacgaactaggttggtgatccacgcactccggcaagtcctctccttgctcctcttcctctggcacctccggtgcctggacttcttgtggatcggtcccggtctgctcttcctgaactgctacttgTAATTCCtcctgtgatcctgtatgatgcagatgcatAAGTGCTAATGCAGAGGTGCAtcagagagatgacatgtaatgattatgatgcatgaaatgtagagGAGCATGTATAGGTCGTagcaaagctcttctacaaggtagtctacatcatccaagaacatgtactattaTCTACTATGACAACcattgtactaacatgccaaatcACCATAGCAaattaagatgcttcaaagatacaccaaagcgaacattatcaactaaactcgcattaaagaagattattttatttcattttaactaGGGCTACATAGCAACATGTATTTCtattgctcataaaaatctgagaaaattacagtagcatagtactactctaagtagactatcataaaattttcatggcatttggataagtaaaatagcctacacaaaaatgacaaggcataaatacttaaaaaggcataaataggaaaccttagttaaaagtgtcaagcaacagatttcacatttttcctagtatcattctagcataagaatagtactcaccaaattttacctttactggatctatagaaaaattatgaaaattcacacaagtattaatcGATGATAAAAGGGAAAATctaataactcaaaaaccattacatgcaatgactctcaaatttttatcagagcttctactaagcaagactagcatacccacaaaatttcataatttttggaccacagaaactcaagatataattcaaacaagtttgcatgtatctaaAAACagcatttcaagttcctatttaattcatacaAAAATTATACTATaagtgctgatgttatatttttcTTAGATACTAGACTTCACTCAGATCCTAATAaaattggactcactcaaattggatctaccaaacttgagatacaatttttacaaaataCATTCAAAAACTGAACAACTGAGCTATCCTACTGGGTCTGAGTCACTGACgtcgggacccacacgtcagcggGCCACGCGTCAGCAACAAGAAAACAGGGGATGGCTCACTCGTCGGCGCGGCAACGGCGAAACTCGCCGGCGACCACACCTCCGGTGAAACCAAAGGCACCGGCTGTTCTACGTGATGAGACGACTCGATTGGTGCTACGGCAAGACCTAAGACCTagcggaggtggctcgtcgctggtgatggcggcacggcagcgcTCCGGCGTGAGGCACCGACGACGGTGAGCTCCCAATGTCCCTACCGAGTCGGGTATGAGCTACATGGGGTCACCATGAGCTAACTACACAGAGAAAGGAAGACAGAAGGGCTCGTGTGGTTGGCCACGGTGAGCCCCACTCCGGCGAGGTGCGGCCATGGAAACGATGGCGGAAAAATGGCCAAAGTGCCCTTACCAAGGCTCAATCGGTGCAGAcaaggggtggaggaggtagaggagaacacgaCGAAGCTGTGAAGATGTAGTACACATTTTTGCGACGGTGAGCaagtgcgagctcgccggagttgctgcggctgctgctgctggagctgCGGGCGAGCGGAGAAGGCAAATGAAAACGAAAAATGAGTGGGTGAACTGGTCGGGCAGGCACACGGGGGATTAAGGTGAGGCCAGCGGTGCTAGGACGGCCGCGGCGCGTGGCCACACGGTCAGACGGCCAACGACGCGTGGCATCCATGCGCGGTGTTCTTCTGAACCGATCGGGTACTGTAGCTGCGATTCAGTGAACAATGagctgactgacagcgccatttggtgatgctctatctcctaatccgttggtcCTTAGCGAAAACAGTATAAATGAAAGTTATAgctctaagtaccagctacaaatcatGTTAAAGGACCAAGACCTAAATCTCACTGGATCacaagttatatcaagccaaagtggagtacatgaactagaatttgatttctgacttagaaatattctaagtgctGAGTCAGCAccacaaatctgacttgtgggcccaaattgaacatgttgtgtaaattttcatgacttggtcacaaaataacttttgttccttatataatttgctacaactttgttttaggttgctcagacatgcaaacattctaagttgtactttttgaacagtcaaaccaaaaagtcctagggtcaaaacaagtcaaaccatgacttggaaacttaattaggcaaaatgatcaacatgaacattgttcctaatgaccttctaagtatagctaagttgtttaacaatatatttagccataccacacattggtcacataagaatcaagcactgaatgtactgaaatgatgaaaaacaattgaaatgatacttttgtttcatagtcatgtttcacatgttttatgatcttgttgcattacaataactagctaggttccactaaagtgagttgcacatgttgcacttgggtgttgcacactcTTTAATTCACAAAAACAACACTCatgaaatatacaatatgttgcGAAAAAAGGTCCAAGGACTTCTGCAGAACTGGAGGCACCTGTAGCTGATACACCTCTTGCACCTGCTGATACTGTACTAGATATATCTGGTGGCAAACGTGCTTTTATTGAGGCAGATGAAGCAAAGGAACTGCTGAGTCCACTTACCAAACCAGGAAATTCGTATAAAAGAATTTGCTTTAGCAATAGGAGCTTTGGTATTGATGCTGCCAATGTTGCTGGGCCAATTCTCGAATCAGTCAAGAATCAGCTCACAGAGGTAGATATCTCAGATTTTGTTGCAGGAAGGCCTGAGGATGAAGCTCTAGACGTGATGCGCATATTCTCCAAAGCATTAGAGGGTTCTGTACTGAGATATCTGAATATCTCTCACAATGCTTTAGGTGAGAAGGGTGTCAGGGCATTCAGTGAGCTCCTGAAATCACAGGAATCCCTGGAAGAATTCTATGTGATGAATGATGACATATCAGAGGAAGCTGCAAAAGCTCTATCTGAGCTTATTCCTTCAACTGAGAAGCTTAAGATTCTTCACTTCCACAACAATATGACTGGAGATGAAGGTGCTATGTATATTGCTGAGATGGTTAAGCGTTCTCCAAATGTAGAGAGTTTCAGGTGCTCAGCAACAAGGATAGGATCTGATGGTGGAGTCGCATTGTCTGAGGCACTAGGTAGATGCACTCGTCTGAAGAAACTTGATCTTAGGGACAACTTATTTGGTGTTGATGCAGGGTTAGCTCTCAGCAAAACCCTTCTGAAGCTTCCTGATCTTGTTGAGCTTTATCTCAGTGATCTTAATCTTGAGAACAAGGGTACGAAAGCAATTGCTGTTGCCCTCAAACAGTCTGCACCACAGCTAGAGGTCCTTGAAATTGCTGGAAATGAAATAAATGACAAAGCAGCCCCAGCTTTGGCAGAATGCCTGGCAGCAATGCAGTCACTCAAGAAGCTGACCTTGGCTGAAAATGAACTGAAGGATGATGGTGCTGTGATTATTGCAAAATCACTGGAAGATGGCCACACAGATCTCAAGGAACTGGACGTGAGCACAAACATGCTGCAGAGGGTTGGAGCTCGGTGCTTTGCGCGGGCAGTCACAAATAAACCAGCTTTTGTGCAACTGAACATCAATGGAAATTTCATCTCCGATGAAGGGATTGATGAGGTGAAGGAAATTCTAAAGGCTGGTAAGAAATCCCTGGATGTGCTGGGCTCACTAGATGAGAACGATCCTGACGGAGAGCCTGATGATGGTGACgatgaggaagaggatgaggatgCCGAGGACAATGAGGACGAGCTTGATTCGAAGCTGCAGAGTGTTAAGGTTGAGCAGGATGATTGACCATCCTTAGGTTAAATAGCTTTAGCTACTCCAATAATCATCTGGATTTACACCATCTATGCTAAACTTTTAATTATAAAGAATGCACCGTGGCTCCATTATTTTGAACTGAGCCAAGTGGCCTGGTGATCTAGACTTGCGGTTCATTAGTGTAGCTTCCGTGGGAACTTTGGTATCAGTGTTGGAAGGGTCAGGTGAAGCTGTCCCTTGAAACTGGGCTGAACTTATTTCATGGATCCTATTTATTACTTAGTTGCTCCAACTTGTTTGCTATTATGTTTTTGGGTGCTTTTGTTGGTTTATTTGGGATCTGTGGTATTGTGGCATGTATGGCTGGTGCATATGTTGGTGTCGCCACAAGTAAGGATGAATTATGTGGTTTTAATTACAGATGCAAATTGATAGGCCCACTGACTTGATGTACTAGTCGTTGGTTATTGCAACCAGGATGCCGAAGTGCTATTGCAGCATGGTGTTTCTAGGTAGGGAATATGGTGCTTTCACCTTTGATGGATATTTTCGCTAGAGGTCTAGAGCAATTAGTATCCCTAGCACCTCTAGTGGCTTTCCAGTTCATTTTCATCAATCTTTGGTTGTTGATATCGATCTTGCAGGATGCTGTGTTATTGTGAAGTAAATGAATGCCCTCAATAGCATGGCTGTTCATATTGAATTCTGATAGTTAAACAGGCAAGGGTGAATTTTTGTTGTACTTTAGGGAGCTAGTGATGCTGGATGATAGATAAGTTGGCAGCAGCAAGCTAGGTAGCAGCTTGTGCTGTTGTGTTGTGGTACAATGCATTTGCTTTTATCAGAGGGTTTGTCTGGTAATCACCAAGTGAATTATGGAATTATGTCACTACTTTGGTATCTCCGGCTAATCTGATATCTGGATGTGGTGTCACCATAGGATATGTAGGCTTTTTTCTTCCCAAGAATGCATCTATTGTTTGATATGGGTCCTCTTGCACAACTTAATATTGGTGAGAAATGCGAGATACTAGTATACTACAGCTGACATGTCTGGACTATCTGTATTGAGATGATTTGTAGACTTGTACTATAGTATATCTGATAGTCAATCTTTGACCATGTTGGAATTAGTTCTATTTCGGTTTATTGCAAGGTTCATGCACACGAGCATATTCCCACTTACTAAGGAATGGAAAACTGGTTGGTACATTTTTACCAATTTAGGAAACCACTTTGCACAGACCCATATATCGTttcttttataatttttctgAGGTAATGCTGACAGTTGAAAAATACTCCTATACGGAAAATGTGTGAGAATCAGTGTTACTACTTGACCCTTTTTTGGGGGGTTTCAGTTGAAACCACTAAAAAAAATCACAATTTGATCCTTTTTTCGTGGGTTTGAGTTGAAGTCATGAAAAATGTGTCAACTCCCAGATGTGTTTTTGTTAATGGCATTAGGGTTGCATGAGGTTTGTCCCGTGATGTTTGGCATAGGAGTTCAAGACTGCTTATCGAACCTTAGTTCAGCTGTGAGAACTACGTGAGGAACCTGTGGATTGCCTTGCATCTTTAGAAAGCCAGAAGTCATTATTTTACTCTTACAATTACAAATCTTTGGTTTTATTATTCACCCTTGTAATAAGATAGTAAAAGGATTACTGATTCCACTGGCACAGGATTTCAAGACTTCTTATGGGACCTTAGTTCAACTGTGAGGACTAAAATGAAGTTTGCGATGTTGTTTATGTATAGGTACAAGCCTTTGGTTTTTAGTATTCACCCTTGTAACTTGTATAAGGCAGTAAAAGTATTTGTAGATTCGACAATCAGATGTATAAATGGAGTGTGCTAGCTGAAAGATACTAAGCATGAAGCAAGCGTGAATCAAGCGTGATAGATACATAAGCTAAAAGATCAGCCTGGAAACAGTTTGCAGCCATGCGAGCTGCAGTGTTTACCTCAGCATCGGACGAGCTACAGCGATGTGAGACCATCCCCATTAATAAATGTTCAAATGGCTAGCCGTCGTCTTGGTGGTATGCTGCTTCCTTTGTGGCTAAGAAATACGGTAGTACGGGCCTGTTTGGAGGGTAGCAAACCGAACCATGCTTGTTGACTAGCTAAGGAACAATAGCTCTCTGGTCCTTGTATCAAACGCCTTGTCACCTTTTCGTTTCTGTTAAATTATTATTCTACTAGTACAAAcgaacttaaaaagaagaaaaatagaaatAACACcacaaacaaataaaaaaaaatgcttCGCTCTATTGTAAATTGTGTCAGATtgaattttttgttttgttttgatgAGAGATGTGTTATTTTGGCAGTTAGAAACGGTCATGACTTCGTATAACAACCTGCATCTAATAGCTGAATGTTCAAAAGAGTCAATCGCATGAGATGGGCATATTTGGATACCATTGACTGTAAAATTTGTGTAATATAATCTCCATAAAAACTCTCGAATTATTGTAATAAGGCATATTTTGCACAACAATAATCATAGGAAACAAGTGCAACTAAACAAGAAAGCTAAGTGTCCTCAAAAGAAAGTGCAACAGTACGTCAGTACCATCAAATATCTAATTCTGTTTTGTTACTTGACATTTAACAAAAGAaaggaagcatttcaaatttaCCTAGATGAAGTACTCAAACTTGGCGCTTTCTCTCATCACATCTTTTAAACATAAAAGTTGGGTCATTTCAGTTAAGGTGTGGTCTAGGCTGAAATGATTGACAATTATAGAGTTCTGTATAAAATAAATTTAACGTAGTAGAAGTATTTTTACTATTTGTACTAATTCCGTTCCAAAAAAGGTAAATATCATTTTCGAGcattcaagatatatatatatatataaataatatttGTAATACGTAATAAGCATCATCATTAGATTAATCTTGAAGTTAAATTTTCACAATATTTTTTTTGAGATACAAATGTTAATAAATTAAGTTAAATTTAGGGTTAATTGACTCCTCAagatttatattattttttggacGACTAAGTATTTTTAGATTTAACATACACTGAAGTTCTCGAATTCGAAGTACTGGAGGACCTAAACGGAAAAAAGGAAGGGACGGCCTGGAGCTGGTAAAAGCCCGTCCTCCCCCGCGGTTTCGGTCACCTCCTCGCtttccttcttcactcggtatcTCACGCAATCAGCGGGGAGGAACCCCAAACCCTAATCCTCTCCATCCGCGCCGCCGGAGGCAGCCGTGTGGGAGCTCGGTTCTCGGGGTTCTGCATCGATCTCTGTTATCTAGGTTTCTCAGATGGGCGATCTCAAGGAGGTTTTCCGCTCCCTCCAAGAACTCTTCCCTCAGGTGCGTACGATCGGTTCTCGTCCGTGTCTCGCGTACAGCCTTTGAGATGTCATGTGTGAAGGGCTGcaaaagaagtttttttttttcgtgAATGTATTTTTTTGGTAGCTGAGGGTACTAGGGTAGGTGACTAGCCCTAGGAGGCTAGGACACACATGGACTGGGGAAATACCAGTGGGATTAGGAGCTGCTTATCGCGGTGAGATTCGATTCGATGGTTTTGGAGAGATCGGACACGATTATTTGatgattagatcaaatttaggggCGTTATCTGTTGGGTTTATGGGCAGCCTGAAATTGCAATGTTTGTGCTGTTCCTGGCTGTTTCCTGAGGTCAAATTTGTCTGATAACTCTTTTCTGCAGGTTGATCATCGTATACTGAAGGCTATCGCAATTGAGCACCGTAAAGATGTTGATTCCGCGGTGGTTACTGTCCTTGATGAAGTCATGCCGTCCATGGCTGGTTCGGCTGGAGCTTTGTCTACCCATCAAGAAGTGTTGCCATCTATGGATGATTCTGTTGGGAATTTGTTTGCTAATTGCAGCACACATGAAGTGGGAAGTTCACCATCTGCTGGTGAGTATGAAAACCAAACTTTTAGCCTTTTGCACCATTTTTTTCTTCTGAGACGACGTTTGGCCCCATTTGCACTCGAGTGTTAAAGCCTTAAAGGTGTTCTGTTAGGACCCCTTAGGATGTTTTTTACATATATAGTGTATTTGTACTGTAAGAGTAAAATAAGATATATTGATGATAGCTTGCATATTCTTGTGCACTGGTAGTATTTCCCTTATATTTTTTTTAGTTATTATTACGAGGTTTACAATATGGTTGAAAGgtccccaaaaacacatgcttgAAATTGTGTCATTTGGCTCACTTACTACTATACCAGTGGTGTTTAAACTTATTCAGTGCTCCTGTTACGTTATAGTAATTATTTAAGGCTGTGAGGTTGTACTTTCTTATGTGGGTAAATTTTATCTCTGAACCAGTCCACACTCAAAAGCTTGGTTCA
This genomic interval carries:
- the LOC136513094 gene encoding RAN GTPase-activating protein 2-like; the encoded protein is MRIFSKALEGSVLRYLNISHNALGEKGVRAFSELLKSQESLEEFYVMNDDISEEAAKALSELIPSTEKLKILHFHNNMTGDEGAMYIAEMVKRSPNVESFRCSATRIGSDGGVALSEALGRCTRLKKLDLRDNLFGVDAGLALSKTLLKLPDLVELYLSDLNLENKGTKAIAVALKQSAPQLEVLEIAGNEINDKAAPALAECLAAMQSLKKLTLAENELKDDGAVIIAKSLEDGHTDLKELDVSTNMLQRVGARCFARAVTNKPAFVQLNINGNFISDEGIDEVKEILKAGKKSLDVLGSLDENDPDGEPDDGDDEEEDEDAEDNEDELDSKLQSVKVEQDD